Proteins encoded together in one Planctopirus ephydatiae window:
- the cpaB gene encoding Flp pilus assembly protein CpaB, translating to MKPMILMLVAVACGLIAMMGVQQTLGSRSGDASGPKIKVLVARKEVQAGTPLDETCVGFKLVSKSEAPDDVISSKEEYDKRAPRVKLYEGQYVLKKQLGNKGEYGASMEIPPGMRVVTVPVTATMTHSGLLSPGDRVDVQVTYSYTRPKYGKTFKTRTVLQYIEVWATDSVRMGTEAAKEDSSQSKNVSLLVYPGQGALLQLAQEKGTLHLLLRGRNDKAPAEQTGDLDENALDRKLAELFDEPEDQEPVATPQSVASSLPASPSPAPAMPQPSFADFLNSSSDETAPVVEPPPPPKPTWKIEIFNGDKKQVAEFELPESPDTVMPSTNAQNQPTKGGWLGMLGLGKSKSQTTTRKTNSVSTPDNRTDRIKSPEDSPSAMQSSEAMKR from the coding sequence ATGAAACCCATGATTCTCATGCTGGTGGCTGTGGCCTGCGGGCTGATTGCCATGATGGGAGTTCAACAGACATTAGGCAGTCGTTCCGGAGATGCCTCCGGGCCGAAAATCAAGGTGCTCGTGGCTCGCAAAGAGGTTCAGGCAGGGACACCTCTGGATGAAACCTGCGTGGGCTTTAAACTGGTTTCGAAAAGCGAAGCTCCTGATGACGTCATCAGCAGCAAAGAAGAATACGATAAGCGGGCTCCTCGTGTGAAACTCTACGAGGGCCAGTATGTGCTCAAGAAACAGTTGGGCAATAAGGGAGAATACGGCGCATCGATGGAGATCCCTCCGGGCATGCGCGTCGTGACTGTACCTGTCACTGCCACCATGACTCACAGCGGTTTGCTCTCCCCGGGCGACCGTGTCGATGTGCAAGTTACCTATTCCTACACGCGTCCTAAGTACGGCAAGACATTCAAAACGCGTACTGTCCTCCAATACATCGAGGTCTGGGCCACAGATTCTGTTCGCATGGGAACGGAAGCCGCTAAAGAAGATTCCTCTCAATCCAAGAACGTGTCCTTGCTGGTTTACCCAGGTCAGGGTGCCTTGCTGCAACTCGCACAGGAAAAAGGAACTCTTCACCTGCTCTTGCGAGGCCGCAACGATAAAGCTCCTGCCGAGCAGACTGGTGATCTCGATGAAAATGCCCTCGATCGCAAATTGGCAGAACTGTTCGATGAACCTGAAGATCAAGAACCTGTCGCGACTCCACAAAGCGTGGCCAGCAGCCTTCCTGCTTCGCCATCACCAGCACCGGCAATGCCGCAGCCATCGTTCGCTGATTTTCTGAACTCCAGCTCCGATGAAACCGCACCTGTGGTCGAACCGCCACCTCCACCAAAGCCGACCTGGAAGATTGAGATTTTTAATGGCGATAAAAAGCAAGTCGCTGAGTTCGAACTTCCAGAAAGCCCAGACACTGTCATGCCCTCGACCAATGCTCAGAACCAGCCCACAAAAGGTGGCTGGTTAGGAATGCTGGGGCTGGGAAAATCGAAATCTCAGACAACGACTAGGAAAACCAATTCAGTATCCACACCCGACAATCGTACGGATCGCATCAAATCACCCGAAGATTCACCATCGGCGATGCAATCCTCTGAAGCTATGAAAAGATAA
- a CDS encoding Flp family type IVb pilin, whose protein sequence is MQIINSVKKFLVSEDGPTAVEYAVMLALIVIVCLTAVQAIGTNAAAKFQDVADTLAT, encoded by the coding sequence ATGCAGATTATCAACAGCGTCAAGAAGTTCCTGGTTTCTGAAGATGGTCCAACAGCCGTTGAATACGCGGTCATGCTGGCCCTGATCGTGATCGTTTGCCTCACAGCTGTGCAGGCCATCGGCACCAACGCCGCTGCCAAGTTCCAGGACGTCGCCGATACTCTCGCGACATAG
- a CDS encoding MFS transporter: MKATLPMPAGLSIRIALTSFLWQAGGTLTSGVFFNWFVQEAGAKGWMLGLLLALPDLCGLAGLYARPLLQSGWGRRHLWWFSTIVSRLFFVCMPGIALLHHDFPDPQTALWLIILAISLASVFQGIAFAAWSDWISLLAAPPLWGRTLAIRSMAMIATQLLLPFIAGAIRDFAQSQARMTGSNQLLIMVYAGIFLTGVLLQLVSLLPMLALPEVSLAQVRRSTGLWATLSESFQQPGYGWLIAHAWCLGAANGLTQAVLAQYQFQILKMSILPMQAMFSLMYLIQLPASWQGGQFSSRQREGFVLTVGTAITASSMLFFYFSSPQNWWMIGGAYVVWGAFGAVNVAGPHMALRLSPEGDRSASFAVFRLGAGMAAGLSGIAGALWLSWLLEASTPENAMAAFQMLFLASLAGRCLASLLACGTWCSQKHREN; encoded by the coding sequence TTGAAAGCCACATTGCCCATGCCTGCAGGACTTTCAATCCGAATCGCTCTGACATCCTTCCTGTGGCAGGCAGGCGGCACGTTGACCAGCGGTGTCTTCTTTAACTGGTTCGTTCAGGAAGCGGGTGCGAAAGGCTGGATGCTGGGTTTATTGCTCGCACTGCCCGATTTATGCGGTTTAGCCGGACTGTATGCCCGGCCGCTACTTCAGAGTGGTTGGGGTCGCCGTCATCTCTGGTGGTTTTCAACAATTGTTTCCCGGCTGTTTTTCGTCTGCATGCCGGGGATTGCGCTGTTGCATCACGACTTTCCTGATCCCCAAACGGCACTCTGGCTGATCATCCTGGCGATCTCTTTAGCCAGTGTTTTTCAGGGGATTGCCTTCGCCGCCTGGAGTGACTGGATCAGTCTACTCGCTGCGCCACCACTTTGGGGAAGGACTCTCGCGATACGTTCCATGGCGATGATTGCCACACAACTGTTGCTGCCATTTATCGCAGGGGCGATTCGCGATTTTGCACAGTCACAGGCCCGCATGACTGGTTCCAATCAATTGCTGATTATGGTCTACGCAGGAATTTTTCTCACAGGCGTCCTGCTGCAATTGGTTTCTCTTCTTCCCATGCTCGCTCTGCCTGAAGTCTCGTTGGCCCAAGTTCGAAGAAGCACTGGGCTGTGGGCCACTTTGAGCGAATCGTTTCAACAACCGGGGTATGGCTGGCTGATTGCTCATGCGTGGTGTCTGGGAGCAGCGAACGGGTTAACTCAGGCTGTTCTGGCGCAGTATCAGTTTCAGATCCTCAAAATGTCGATTCTCCCCATGCAGGCCATGTTCTCCCTGATGTACTTGATTCAACTGCCAGCCTCCTGGCAAGGAGGGCAATTCTCTTCCAGACAACGAGAAGGATTCGTGCTGACTGTCGGAACGGCGATCACTGCCAGTTCGATGCTCTTTTTCTACTTCTCATCGCCACAGAACTGGTGGATGATTGGCGGCGCCTACGTCGTCTGGGGAGCCTTTGGTGCAGTGAACGTGGCTGGCCCCCATATGGCGTTGCGACTGAGTCCCGAGGGTGACCGCAGTGCTTCGTTCGCCGTCTTTCGACTAGGTGCTGGTATGGCCGCCGGCCTTTCAGGAATCGCAGGAGCCTTGTGGTTGAGCTGGCTGTTAGAAGCATCAACACCCGAAAACGCCATGGCGGCTTTTCAGATGTTATTTCTGGCCTCGCTGGCAGGGCGCTGCCTGGCCTCTTTGCTGGCCTGCGGAACATGGTGCTCTCAAAAACATCGCGAGAATTGA
- a CDS encoding FxsA family protein, translating to MVVLFARFGLIFLVLPLIELYLLIKLGQWIGALATVAWVVLAIVAGISLLQFELRRVSVQLQMAARNRELPAGHVSDAAAIFLAGVLLIFPGPLTDVFAALLLFPLTRRPMIKLFNYWVWPQGSTVFRSAGGAFGGSGFQVYQSTVWQAGPRMTDAAGFEGQAAEQPQLHPHPSIAHERSSGNSGGPEIIEAEWVRKSGEDR from the coding sequence ATGGTTGTTTTGTTTGCCCGATTTGGCCTGATCTTTCTCGTATTGCCACTGATTGAGCTGTATCTGCTGATCAAGCTTGGTCAGTGGATTGGCGCATTGGCCACCGTGGCGTGGGTGGTACTGGCGATTGTGGCAGGGATTTCTCTGCTGCAGTTTGAACTGCGCCGGGTGTCTGTGCAGTTGCAGATGGCGGCTCGAAACCGGGAGCTTCCTGCCGGGCATGTTTCGGATGCGGCGGCGATTTTTCTGGCGGGAGTGCTGTTGATCTTTCCCGGGCCACTGACCGATGTGTTCGCAGCGCTCCTGCTCTTTCCACTCACACGCCGACCGATGATCAAGCTGTTCAATTACTGGGTCTGGCCGCAAGGGAGCACTGTCTTCCGTTCGGCAGGAGGTGCTTTTGGAGGATCTGGTTTTCAGGTTTACCAAAGCACTGTTTGGCAAGCGGGCCCAAGGATGACAGATGCTGCCGGCTTCGAAGGCCAGGCAGCAGAACAGCCGCAACTCCATCCTCATCCCTCGATTGCTCATGAAAGAAGTTCGGGAAACTCCGGCGGGCCGGAGATTATTGAAGCAGAATGGGTGCGCAAGTCGGGTGAAGATCGCTGA
- a CDS encoding nucleoside hydrolase has protein sequence MNPIRLLIDADPGLGDALAIAIALKDPRLDVVGLTAVGSFISAKQAAVNLQELVTIIDPQRWPRLGVQLTDAHESTASVPSQQLTHYRQLNGENGMADWPCRNVDAAHPKEAAKVIIELSRAYPQELVILSLGPLTNISLAAEKDPELLMRLKGLVISGGTLEGPGNITPAADFNIYQDPLAARSILKSACTKTLVPFDASQKVGISFGLLDRLPIEHMGRFGEWLQTIVPFALRSHHQFQGMESWRLPELVALAAVVKPEFFQHLTLAVDVETDAHLTRGMTVFDRRSPPVWRPNVEVLKDPEVQGILDDFMSVLRSTVV, from the coding sequence ATGAATCCAATCCGCTTGCTGATCGATGCCGATCCCGGCTTAGGCGACGCCCTCGCCATTGCCATCGCTCTGAAAGATCCCCGGCTCGATGTCGTCGGTCTCACCGCCGTCGGCAGCTTTATTTCTGCAAAACAGGCCGCGGTCAATCTGCAGGAACTGGTCACGATTATCGATCCCCAGCGCTGGCCTCGACTGGGCGTACAACTGACCGATGCTCACGAATCGACAGCCAGTGTCCCGTCGCAGCAGCTGACCCATTATCGCCAGCTCAATGGAGAAAACGGTATGGCCGACTGGCCTTGCCGGAATGTCGATGCGGCTCATCCCAAAGAAGCGGCCAAGGTCATCATTGAACTCTCCCGCGCTTACCCTCAGGAACTGGTGATCCTCAGCCTCGGCCCGCTGACCAACATCAGCCTGGCTGCCGAAAAAGACCCGGAACTGCTGATGCGACTCAAGGGTCTGGTTATTTCGGGCGGCACTCTCGAAGGCCCCGGCAACATCACTCCCGCTGCTGATTTCAACATTTATCAGGATCCCCTGGCCGCCCGCTCGATTCTTAAATCGGCCTGTACCAAAACGCTGGTTCCCTTTGATGCCTCGCAAAAAGTGGGGATCTCCTTCGGTCTGCTCGATCGCCTGCCCATCGAACACATGGGGCGTTTTGGCGAATGGCTGCAGACGATCGTTCCCTTCGCACTCCGCAGTCATCATCAGTTCCAGGGGATGGAATCGTGGCGATTGCCCGAACTCGTGGCGCTCGCTGCGGTGGTGAAACCGGAGTTCTTCCAGCACCTCACTCTGGCGGTGGATGTGGAAACCGATGCCCACCTGACGCGGGGGATGACTGTGTTCGACCGCCGCAGCCCCCCCGTTTGGCGGCCGAATGTCGAAGTTCTCAAAGATCCGGAAGTGCAAGGGATTCTGGACGATTTCATGTCTGTCTTGAGAAGCACCGTGGTGTAG
- a CDS encoding arylsulfatase, translated as MLAVAFVLVAHTGVALAQTRKPNILVIWGDDIGTWNISHNSRGMMGYQTPNIDRLGKEGLAFTDYYGQQSCTAGRAAFLGGNVPVRTGMTKVGLPGAKEGWQKTDVTIATVLKSQGYATGQFGKNHQGDRDEHLPTMHGFDEFFGNLYHLNAQEEPENEDYPTNMKMANGKTFIENYGPRGIIRSKADGKGGQTIEDTGPLTKKRMETIDEETVAAAKDFITRQKNADQPFFCWWNGTRMHFRTHVKKENRHPGNDEYTDGMIEHDGHVGELLKLLDELGLAKDTIVMYSTDNGPHYNTWPDAGTTPFRSEKNSNWEGAYRVPCFVRWPGRFPAGKTLNGIVSHEDWLPTLAAAAGASDIKQKLAQGVELNGRKYRNYVDGYNQLDYLGGKTDQSPRNEFIYVNDDGQIVALRYDAWKAVFLENRGEAFGVWREPFTELRVPLLFNLRRDPFERSQHNSNTYNDWFLDRVFVITPMQQMAGKFLMTMKEYPPSQTPGSFNLEKIQKMIEAGAAGK; from the coding sequence ATGCTCGCTGTTGCGTTTGTTCTCGTGGCTCACACGGGAGTGGCGCTGGCCCAAACCAGGAAGCCCAACATTCTTGTCATCTGGGGCGACGATATCGGCACATGGAATATCAGCCACAACAGCCGCGGCATGATGGGCTACCAGACGCCGAACATCGATCGCCTCGGCAAAGAAGGACTGGCCTTCACAGATTACTACGGTCAGCAAAGTTGCACTGCGGGCCGCGCTGCTTTTCTGGGTGGCAACGTTCCTGTCCGTACGGGCATGACCAAGGTGGGTCTGCCCGGAGCGAAAGAAGGCTGGCAGAAGACCGACGTGACCATCGCGACCGTCCTGAAGTCACAAGGCTACGCGACAGGTCAGTTTGGCAAGAATCACCAGGGCGATCGCGACGAGCATCTGCCCACAATGCATGGCTTCGACGAGTTCTTCGGAAACCTCTACCACCTCAACGCTCAGGAGGAACCGGAGAATGAGGATTATCCCACCAACATGAAAATGGCCAATGGCAAGACTTTCATCGAGAACTACGGGCCACGCGGCATCATCCGCAGCAAAGCCGATGGCAAGGGCGGCCAGACGATCGAGGACACTGGCCCATTGACCAAAAAGCGTATGGAGACCATCGACGAAGAAACCGTGGCGGCCGCTAAGGACTTCATCACCCGCCAGAAAAATGCCGACCAGCCCTTCTTTTGCTGGTGGAACGGCACACGGATGCACTTCCGCACACATGTCAAGAAAGAGAACCGTCATCCGGGAAATGATGAATATACCGATGGCATGATCGAGCACGATGGTCACGTGGGCGAATTGCTCAAACTGCTCGATGAACTGGGGCTCGCCAAAGACACGATCGTCATGTATTCCACGGATAACGGCCCGCACTACAACACCTGGCCGGATGCAGGCACGACACCTTTCCGCAGCGAGAAAAACTCGAACTGGGAAGGTGCTTACCGTGTCCCCTGTTTCGTGCGCTGGCCAGGCCGCTTCCCGGCAGGCAAAACACTGAATGGTATCGTCTCTCACGAAGACTGGCTCCCCACACTGGCTGCCGCTGCCGGTGCCAGCGATATCAAGCAAAAGCTTGCACAAGGGGTCGAACTCAACGGCCGCAAATACCGCAACTATGTGGATGGCTACAATCAGCTCGATTACTTAGGCGGCAAGACGGATCAGTCGCCCCGGAATGAATTCATTTATGTGAACGACGACGGCCAGATCGTTGCCCTGCGTTACGATGCATGGAAGGCCGTGTTTCTTGAGAACCGGGGTGAGGCATTTGGTGTGTGGCGAGAGCCCTTTACCGAGCTGCGCGTGCCGCTGTTGTTCAATCTGCGCCGCGATCCCTTTGAGCGCTCTCAGCACAATTCGAATACTTACAACGACTGGTTCCTCGACCGCGTTTTTGTGATCACGCCGATGCAGCAGATGGCGGGTAAGTTTCTGATGACGATGAAGGAGTATCCTCCAAGTCAGACACCTGGCTCATTCAACCTGGAAAAAATCCAGAAGATGATCGAGGCCGGTGCGGCAGGGAAGTAA
- a CDS encoding linear amide C-N hydrolase, with the protein MMQRLSLSCLLVVAVALVALVEGTHDATACTRAVYFGKEAQTVTGRSMDWVEDMHTNLWVFPRGMERDGGLGKGSLEWTSKYGSVVASVYEGGTADGMNEKGFVANLLYLAESEYAAADDQRPGVCITAWAQYLLDNFATVAEAVAAVEKDAFRVVPVIAPNGAKGTVHVAVSDSTGDSAIFEYVKGQLVIHHGKELQVMTNSPTYDKQMAINEYWKDFDGAVMLPGTVRAADRFVRASYYINACQQSADAREAVAAVFSVMRNVSVPRGILKKGAPNVSSTLWLTVADQKNRVYYYQDTNSPGALWVKLDKIDFKEGTGVRKLTLAGKPDVVGDQSANFAKSEPFQFLAPVQK; encoded by the coding sequence ATGATGCAACGACTGAGTCTTTCGTGCCTGTTGGTTGTCGCGGTCGCTTTGGTGGCGTTGGTGGAGGGCACGCACGATGCGACTGCCTGCACCCGCGCGGTCTACTTCGGCAAGGAAGCTCAGACCGTCACCGGCCGGTCGATGGACTGGGTCGAAGACATGCATACCAACTTGTGGGTCTTCCCGCGCGGTATGGAACGAGACGGCGGCCTCGGCAAGGGGTCGCTGGAGTGGACCAGCAAGTATGGCAGCGTCGTGGCCTCGGTCTACGAGGGAGGGACCGCCGATGGCATGAACGAGAAAGGGTTCGTGGCGAACCTGTTGTACCTCGCCGAATCCGAGTACGCCGCAGCCGACGACCAGCGGCCGGGCGTGTGCATCACCGCTTGGGCTCAGTACCTTCTCGACAACTTCGCAACGGTTGCGGAGGCCGTTGCAGCGGTGGAGAAAGACGCCTTTCGAGTCGTCCCCGTCATAGCACCGAACGGAGCGAAGGGGACGGTCCATGTGGCCGTTTCCGATTCCACGGGCGACTCGGCTATCTTCGAATATGTGAAAGGTCAGTTGGTGATCCACCACGGCAAGGAACTCCAGGTGATGACCAACTCGCCGACCTACGACAAGCAGATGGCGATCAACGAGTACTGGAAAGACTTCGACGGCGCGGTGATGTTGCCAGGCACTGTGCGGGCGGCGGACCGCTTCGTGCGGGCTTCTTATTACATCAACGCCTGCCAACAGTCCGCCGATGCTCGTGAAGCCGTGGCGGCCGTGTTTAGTGTCATGCGCAACGTGAGCGTCCCCCGTGGGATCCTCAAGAAGGGTGCCCCCAACGTTTCATCGACGCTCTGGCTGACGGTCGCTGACCAGAAGAACCGGGTCTACTATTACCAGGACACCAACAGCCCCGGTGCCCTGTGGGTGAAGTTGGACAAGATCGACTTCAAGGAGGGCACGGGTGTGCGGAAATTGACGCTGGCTGGTAAGCCGGACGTCGTCGGCGATCAGTCTGCGAACTTCGCGAAGAGTGAGCCGTTCCAGTTCCTCGCACCCGTGCAAAAGTAA
- a CDS encoding type II and III secretion system protein family protein, with translation MQVRIHTHRWRAALVWGLCLCQSFLSYPGLSSSSGMAFAQNGNAPVAGEVVQITASRTKLEIAERFARVVQFPRKILRVDGFDPAVLSVTALAHDQLRVQGITEGITTMVITDENGAITTIDVMVAGDARLLQAVLSREYPNTSVTVTKLKDNVLLRGWVVEPQQITEIVDIAKLYYPNVLNQMKMGGPQQVQLRCKVMEVQRSKLRSLGLNFTYLGRNVAFSSTPGAISPLDAFTVPIGGPPGVGLAQSGFRNATMSLGIVGDDFAFGGLLEALREEGLLKIQAEPTIVTRSGEPAKIVSGGEFPIPVPQGLGTIAIEWREFGVRLESVPMILSPNRLKQTIIAEVSERDLTNAVTLNSTTVPGLTKRTVETQVEMNFGQTLAIGGLISSRKTAQTSKIPFLGELPYVGAAFRRVNYDEAETELLVLITPEFVSAMDPAQVPDRLPGTASAVPTDRELFGHGVIEVPNYGDPCPNCGPRGGSSTPSGVTGSGLSPIPADYPLPPAAPGLITPGGPLPPPPSPGISNPGAGQPSAPWPTERSTPAPQEFVPPISPPTGSPGDITAPPGVTRNRNNASAQSIAGSSKFSGPRASATNRSDVEQAGSRNPASGGLIQPVSGTRP, from the coding sequence ATGCAGGTCAGAATTCATACTCACCGCTGGCGTGCAGCACTGGTTTGGGGGCTTTGCCTCTGCCAGTCCTTTCTTTCGTATCCAGGGCTCTCTTCGTCCTCTGGAATGGCCTTCGCACAGAACGGCAATGCTCCAGTCGCCGGAGAAGTCGTTCAGATCACGGCATCGCGAACAAAGCTCGAAATTGCCGAGCGCTTTGCCCGCGTTGTCCAATTCCCGCGTAAAATTCTGCGTGTTGATGGATTTGATCCGGCAGTTCTCAGTGTGACAGCTCTCGCCCACGATCAGCTTCGAGTTCAAGGAATCACCGAAGGAATCACCACCATGGTGATCACCGACGAAAATGGTGCCATCACCACCATCGATGTCATGGTGGCTGGTGATGCTCGATTACTGCAAGCGGTCCTGAGCCGCGAATACCCCAACACCTCCGTCACCGTCACCAAGCTGAAAGACAACGTCCTTTTGCGCGGCTGGGTGGTCGAACCACAACAAATCACCGAGATCGTGGATATCGCCAAACTGTATTATCCCAACGTCTTGAACCAGATGAAGATGGGTGGCCCGCAACAGGTTCAACTCCGCTGTAAAGTGATGGAAGTTCAACGATCCAAGCTGCGTTCACTGGGCCTCAATTTCACTTATCTGGGCCGTAATGTCGCCTTTTCGAGTACCCCGGGTGCGATCTCTCCCCTGGATGCATTCACCGTACCGATTGGCGGGCCGCCAGGTGTTGGTCTGGCTCAGTCGGGTTTTCGTAACGCGACCATGTCATTAGGAATTGTGGGTGACGACTTTGCTTTCGGTGGTCTTCTCGAAGCACTTCGCGAAGAAGGCTTGCTCAAAATCCAGGCCGAACCAACCATCGTCACCCGAAGTGGCGAACCAGCCAAAATTGTCAGTGGTGGCGAATTCCCCATCCCTGTCCCTCAAGGTTTAGGAACCATTGCCATTGAATGGCGAGAATTCGGTGTCAGGCTGGAATCGGTTCCCATGATTCTTTCACCCAATCGTCTGAAGCAGACAATCATTGCTGAAGTGAGCGAACGAGACCTCACCAATGCCGTCACACTCAACAGCACGACAGTACCTGGCTTGACCAAACGAACTGTCGAAACTCAAGTCGAAATGAACTTTGGTCAGACGCTGGCGATCGGTGGTCTGATTTCCTCCCGTAAAACCGCACAAACATCGAAGATCCCCTTCCTGGGCGAACTTCCCTACGTGGGAGCCGCTTTCCGCCGCGTGAACTATGATGAAGCCGAAACGGAACTCCTCGTACTGATTACTCCCGAGTTCGTCAGTGCCATGGATCCCGCTCAGGTTCCCGACAGGCTGCCCGGTACCGCCTCGGCAGTGCCGACAGACCGCGAACTCTTCGGCCACGGGGTCATCGAAGTCCCCAACTATGGCGATCCCTGCCCCAATTGTGGCCCTCGCGGTGGCTCGTCCACGCCATCGGGTGTGACCGGTTCAGGCCTCTCGCCAATTCCTGCAGATTATCCACTACCACCCGCCGCACCAGGTCTGATTACTCCTGGCGGGCCATTGCCACCACCACCATCTCCCGGAATCAGCAATCCTGGTGCTGGCCAGCCATCAGCACCATGGCCAACAGAACGATCCACACCGGCACCACAAGAATTTGTACCTCCGATCAGTCCGCCAACTGGCTCACCGGGAGATATCACGGCTCCTCCCGGAGTGACTCGCAATCGCAACAACGCTTCAGCTCAATCGATTGCCGGAAGTTCGAAGTTCAGCGGGCCTCGTGCTTCAGCAACGAATCGATCGGATGTCGAACAAGCGGGAAGCCGAAATCCAGCCTCTGGCGGTTTGATTCAGCCTGTTTCAGGAACTCGCCCGTAG
- a CDS encoding nucleotide-binding protein, with amino-acid sequence MKNVIRLALVDPHDSSRNALKTLLLGIDMVWLEAECSKYEFFADVIMQTQPNIALIALDSNPQKGLELVSRISTELPTTQVLVISSSTEGSLILQAMRNGAREFLNAPLKLDDFLAAIDRIQQAGGVRTSDGTVRSSQVIAVAGVSGGIGCTSLAVNLGCALASQPSASVAIIDLDLALGDADVWLDIIPDYTIQDVADNISRLDYALLKRSLTKHECGAFLLPRPVQLDDRISISPEVLRRVIALLKATFTHLVVDISKSYGPSDLAALEVADMILLTTQLDLPSLRNTVRLLQFFSNHEGLSEKTRIVVNRIGLEDSQISLTKALETLGREVFAQIPNDYAVMVEARNNGVPLIIQSPKSRLTKSFTQLAQQLIEKPQASEEKPDESKKPRKGLFSFLSTAKST; translated from the coding sequence ATGAAAAACGTTATTCGACTCGCACTTGTCGATCCGCATGACAGTTCGAGGAATGCGCTGAAAACGCTCCTCCTGGGCATCGACATGGTCTGGCTCGAAGCCGAGTGCTCGAAATACGAGTTCTTTGCCGACGTCATCATGCAGACCCAGCCGAACATTGCTCTGATTGCTCTCGATTCCAATCCCCAGAAAGGCCTCGAACTTGTCAGCCGGATCTCGACGGAACTCCCCACCACGCAGGTGCTGGTCATCAGCAGTTCTACCGAAGGCTCACTGATTTTGCAGGCTATGCGAAATGGGGCCCGGGAATTCCTGAATGCTCCACTCAAGCTGGATGACTTCCTCGCGGCCATCGACCGAATTCAACAGGCCGGCGGTGTCCGCACGAGCGATGGCACAGTGCGCAGCAGCCAGGTCATTGCCGTCGCTGGGGTCTCCGGCGGGATTGGCTGCACGTCACTGGCAGTCAATCTGGGTTGTGCGCTGGCCAGTCAGCCTTCGGCCAGTGTCGCGATTATCGATCTCGATCTGGCTCTGGGAGATGCCGACGTCTGGCTCGACATCATTCCGGATTACACGATTCAAGATGTCGCTGATAACATCAGCCGGCTCGATTACGCGCTCCTTAAACGATCGCTCACCAAGCACGAATGCGGCGCCTTCCTGCTCCCCAGGCCCGTCCAGTTGGATGATCGTATCTCGATCTCACCCGAAGTCTTGCGGCGAGTGATTGCCCTGCTCAAGGCCACCTTCACGCATCTGGTGGTCGATATCAGTAAGAGCTATGGCCCTTCCGATCTGGCAGCTTTGGAAGTCGCGGACATGATCCTGCTCACGACACAACTCGATCTCCCCAGCTTGCGAAACACAGTCCGTTTGCTGCAATTCTTCAGCAATCACGAAGGACTTTCCGAAAAGACCCGCATTGTCGTCAATCGAATTGGTCTGGAAGACAGCCAGATCAGCCTGACCAAAGCTCTCGAAACACTGGGGCGGGAAGTCTTCGCTCAGATTCCTAATGATTACGCCGTCATGGTCGAAGCTCGCAACAATGGCGTGCCACTCATCATTCAATCTCCCAAGTCGCGCTTAACCAAGAGCTTCACTCAACTCGCCCAGCAACTGATTGAAAAACCGCAGGCGAGCGAAGAGAAACCCGACGAAAGCAAGAAGCCGCGTAAAGGCCTCTTCAGCTTTCTCAGCACTGCGAAATCGACTTAA
- a CDS encoding A24 family peptidase — MDWQSFLMQHWDVKFVSLVLILAAWIDGKELRVPNWITFPMVLSGLIYGFVMGGWAGLGDSLIGMVVGLACLLPLYAVGGMGAGDVKLMAGMGAWLGAAITWQAFMVSVVVGAIMAIIMACYRKDLHKHVGQAMLIWTEWTTIRDPRKLSEIAAERKPRMLLLPYGIPICIGSIAYFVYAGLI, encoded by the coding sequence ATGGACTGGCAGAGTTTTCTCATGCAGCATTGGGATGTCAAATTTGTTTCTCTGGTGCTCATTCTTGCTGCCTGGATCGACGGTAAAGAATTGCGAGTTCCTAACTGGATTACTTTCCCCATGGTGCTCAGTGGCCTGATTTATGGCTTCGTCATGGGCGGCTGGGCCGGTCTGGGTGATTCACTGATTGGTATGGTTGTCGGCCTGGCCTGCCTGTTGCCACTTTACGCAGTGGGTGGTATGGGCGCCGGTGACGTGAAGCTCATGGCGGGCATGGGAGCCTGGCTGGGTGCAGCTATTACGTGGCAAGCCTTTATGGTCTCAGTCGTTGTCGGTGCGATTATGGCCATCATCATGGCCTGCTATCGCAAAGATCTGCACAAGCACGTCGGTCAGGCCATGCTGATCTGGACCGAATGGACGACCATTCGCGATCCACGCAAGCTGTCAGAAATTGCCGCTGAACGTAAGCCCCGGATGCTGCTGTTGCCCTATGGAATCCCCATCTGCATTGGATCGATTGCTTACTTTGTCTATGCCGGTCTGATCTAA